In Heliangelus exortis chromosome 18, bHelExo1.hap1, whole genome shotgun sequence, a single genomic region encodes these proteins:
- the IMMP1L gene encoding mitochondrial inner membrane protease subunit 1 isoform X3, translated as MLRNVLGKTFRFLGYTVQYGCIAHCAFEYLGGIVVCSGPSMEPTIQNSDIVFSENLSRHFYCIRKGDIVIVKSPNDPKSNICKRVIGLEGDKVCTSNPSDFLKSHSYVPKGHVWLEGDNLRNSTDSRCYGPVPYGLIRGRICLKHSPLQRS; from the exons ATGCTCCGCAATGTCCTAGGAAAAACCTTCCGATTCCTTGGGTATACTGTGCAGTATGGCTGCATAGCACACTGTGCCTTTGAGTACCTTGGAGGAATTGTTGTg tgttCTGGACCTTCAATGGAACCAACCATTCAGAATTCTGATATTGTCTTTTCGGAGAACCTTAGTCGCCACTTTTATTGCATTCGAAA AGGAGATATTGTAATTGTGAAAAGCCCAAATGACCCCAAATCAAATATCTGTAAAAGAGTAATTGGCTTGGAAGGGGATAAAGTCTGCACAAGCAACCCTTCAGATTTCCTTAAGAGTCACAGCTAT GTGCCTAAAGGACATGTTTGGTTAGAAGGTGATAATCTCAGGAATTCTACAGATTCCAGGTGCTATGGACCTGTTCCTTACGGACTGATAAGAGGACGCATTTGTTTAAAG